Proteins from a genomic interval of Maylandia zebra isolate NMK-2024a linkage group LG15, Mzebra_GT3a, whole genome shotgun sequence:
- the LOC101476938 gene encoding inactive serine protease 35 has protein sequence MGVLIYFICSGMALTHLKCVLLCVAALSASGVFGNSESNEVHRWTRQSLPELVATRTALLRTPLFTGKEEEKEELERRAAKMLCGIECQSTLPPVDQTEQERNLGYETLYENGTRTHTDMSLQGINKMSTRPPAHSTGLPRRKRQVYGADGRFVISDSHFITNYPFSAAVRISTGCSGVLISSKHVLTAAHCIHDGRDYLEGARKVRVGLLQLKTTRGSGGRRRGGRRRQGRKGGAEKREKEGEEKLMDGGGEMNSLVGERGRKGVEGRRRRGRKRAEEGTADGGDKKSERRGRRKGLNRVRRSTGATQKPVFRWTRVKQTKIPKGWIHTQNSTNSLSPDYDYALLELKRPVKQKHMELGVAPSTAPLTRIHFSGYDADKNLPDGIGDERVVYRFCSVAKESDDLMYQHCDAQTGATGAGVYIRLRQEAGHTGSKGKWKRRVIGVFSGHHWVKVEGGEQRDFNVAVRITPPKYAQICHWIHGDPSLCKEV, from the exons ATGGGAgtgcttatttattttatctgcaG CGGGATGGCCCTGACTCATTTGAAGTGTGTGCTGCTCTGTGTAGCTGCACTTTCAGCTTCTGGTGTTTTTGGCAACAGTGAGAGCAACGAGGTGCACAGGTGGACCAGACAGAGCCTTCCTGAGCTGGTGGCCACACGCACAGCACTTTTAAGAACACCTTTGTTCACAGggaaggaagaggaaaaagaagaattaGAAAGAAGAGCGGCAAAGATGCTCTGTGGAATAGAATGTCAAAGCACCCTACCACCTGTAGACCAAACTGAGCAAGAGAGAAATCTGGGATATGAGACGCTGTATGAAAATGGCACTCGCACACATACAGACATGAGTTTGCAGGGAATCAACAAGATGTCTACAAGACCACCGGCACATTCAACAGGTCTTCCCCGCAGGAAACGGCAGGTTTATGGAGCAGATGGTCGTTTTGTGATCTCAGACTCCCATTTCATCACCAACTACCCGTTCTCTGCTGCAGTCCGCATCTCTACGGGCTGTTCTGGAGTCCTGATATCTTCAAAACATGTGCTAACAGCAGCACACTGCATCCATGATGGCAGGGACTACCTGGAGGGTGCCAGGAAGGTTAGAGTAGGTTTGTTACAGCTGAAAACTACAAGAGGAAGTGGggggaggagaagaggagggaggagaagaCAAGGAAGGAAAGGAGGGGCTGAGAAACGTGAGAAGGAAGGAGAGGAGAAGCTAATGGATGGAGGTGGGGAGATGAATAGTTTAGTtggggagagagggagaaagggagtTGAAGGTAGAAGACgtagagggagaaaaagggctGAGGAGGGAACAGCTGATGGTGGAGACAAAAAGTCTGAGAGAAGAGGGAGACGAAAAGGCCTCAATCGTGTCCGCCGCAGTACTGGGGCCACACAGAAACCAGTGTTTCGCTGGACTCGAGTTAAGCAAACAAAAATCCCTAAAGGATGGATCCACACCCAGAACTCTACTAATTCTCTTTCTCCCGACTATGACTACGCCCTTCTGGAGCTGAAACGACCAGTAAAGCAAAAGCACATGGAGCTCGGAGTAGCACCCTCGACTGCACCCCTCACAAGGATCCACTTCTCAGGCTATGATGCTGACAAAAACCTGCCTGACGGTATCGGAGATGAGAGGGTGGTTTATCGCTTCTGCTCAGTGGCAAAGGAGTCTGATGATCTGATGTATCAGCACTGCGACGCGCAGACCGGTGCTACAGGGGCGGGTGTTTACATCCGACTCAGGCAGGAAGCGGGACACACAGGCAGCAAGGGGAAGTGGAAGAGGAGGGTGATTGGAGTGTTTTCAGGCCATCATTGGGTGAAGGTGGAGGGGGGTGAGCAGAGGGACTTTAATGTTGCAGTGAGGATCACACCTCCTAAATACGCCCAGATCTGCCACTGGATCCATGGAGATCCAAGTCTTTGTAAAGAGGTCTGA